Within Novosphingobium resinovorum, the genomic segment TGGAGGACGGCGTCGCGCGCATTTCCCTCAACGATCCCAAGACAATGAACGGCGTCACCGAGGCGATGGGGCTGGAGATGGTCCACGCCCTGGACGTGGCGGCGCGCGATGCCCGCGCGGTGCTGCTGACGGGCGAGGGCAAGGCGTTCTGCTCGGGCGCAAACCTTGCGGCGGCGCAGGATATGCTGGCCGATCCCATGCGCGATATCGGCGGCCAGCTCGACCGCGCGTTCAACCCGGTCATCATGCAGATCAAGACTATGGAGCAGCCGGTCGTCACCGCGATCCGCGGGCCTGCGGCGGGCTTCGGCGCGGGTCTGGCGGCGGCGGGCGACGTGGTGCTGATGGCGGAAGGGTCGTACTTCTTCTGCGCCTTCTGCCACGTCGGCCTCGTCCCCGATGGCGGCGCGACCTACCTGCTGGCGCAGGCGGTGGGCCGGGTGCGCGCCATGCAGATGATGCTGCTGGGCG encodes:
- a CDS encoding enoyl-CoA hydratase-related protein, with translation MSYEHILYSLEDGVARISLNDPKTMNGVTEAMGLEMVHALDVAARDARAVLLTGEGKAFCSGANLAAAQDMLADPMRDIGGQLDRAFNPVIMQIKTMEQPVVTAIRGPAAGFGAGLAAAGDVVLMAEGSYFFCAFCHVGLVPDGGATYLLAQAVGRVRAMQMMLLGEKVDARTALDWGLATRVVPEDDLDAEAMKLAKRLATGPRSLGLIKRMAWDALDSSLETALQAERRGQREAGRTEDFLEGVNAFLEKRKPAFKGR